The following proteins are encoded in a genomic region of Amycolatopsis sulphurea:
- a CDS encoding S1C family serine protease, with amino-acid sequence MSENESRPGPAASGGHQPHQHDEQQYGQYGQYGRQQAGPYPLSSGQASPQGAAGTSGGQPPGYPGQQAGQAGGLPYTASSQAASQPHPTAGQTAIPPHFGQPAAGPVLSPPGAQPPAALAGAGRKRTGRMTAIIGATALAAALIGGGAGAAIVGLTGGGSAGAAATSSSVTGQTVSDATSSGDVSAVAAKVVPSVVQVNVTTSQGEAIGSGVILTPDGRILTNAHVVEGAQNVTITTSDGKKYQASVVGSDTKGDIAVLQAQGADGLTAATLGDSSKLVVGQEVVAIGSPGGLQNTVTNGIVSALNRPLSDVGGNKQQQSPFSRQTSNGTSAPSYTAIQTDASINQGNSGGALVNAQGQVIGINSALYSPSASANGSAGSVGIGFAIPINDAKTIVDQIVNG; translated from the coding sequence ATGAGCGAGAACGAGAGCCGGCCCGGCCCCGCCGCCTCCGGTGGGCACCAGCCGCACCAGCACGATGAGCAGCAGTACGGGCAGTACGGGCAGTACGGACGTCAGCAGGCCGGGCCGTACCCGCTCTCTTCCGGACAGGCGTCGCCGCAGGGTGCGGCGGGAACGTCAGGCGGGCAGCCGCCGGGTTATCCCGGGCAGCAGGCCGGCCAGGCTGGCGGCCTTCCGTACACCGCATCAAGCCAGGCAGCCAGCCAGCCGCACCCCACGGCCGGTCAAACCGCCATCCCACCGCACTTCGGCCAACCCGCGGCAGGTCCGGTTCTCTCGCCGCCCGGTGCGCAACCGCCCGCCGCATTGGCGGGTGCAGGACGGAAGCGGACCGGACGGATGACCGCGATCATCGGTGCGACCGCGCTCGCGGCGGCGCTCATCGGCGGTGGAGCCGGGGCGGCGATCGTCGGGCTCACCGGCGGTGGCTCCGCCGGGGCGGCGGCAACCTCGTCGTCGGTCACCGGGCAGACGGTCAGCGACGCCACATCCTCCGGGGACGTCAGCGCGGTCGCGGCGAAGGTCGTGCCGAGCGTCGTGCAGGTCAACGTAACCACGTCGCAGGGCGAGGCGATCGGCTCCGGGGTCATCCTCACCCCCGACGGCCGGATCCTCACCAACGCACACGTCGTCGAGGGGGCCCAGAACGTCACGATCACCACGTCGGACGGGAAGAAGTACCAGGCCAGTGTGGTCGGCTCGGACACGAAAGGCGATATCGCGGTGCTACAGGCCCAGGGCGCCGACGGGCTCACGGCGGCCACGCTCGGGGATTCCAGCAAGCTCGTCGTCGGGCAGGAGGTGGTCGCGATCGGGTCGCCGGGCGGGCTGCAGAACACGGTGACCAACGGCATCGTCAGCGCGCTGAACCGGCCGCTGTCCGATGTCGGCGGCAACAAGCAGCAGCAGAGCCCGTTCAGCAGGCAGACCTCCAACGGCACCTCGGCCCCAAGCTACACCGCGATCCAGACCGACGCCTCGATCAACCAGGGCAACTCGGGCGGCGCGCTCGTGAACGCCCAGGGCCAGGTGATCGGCATCAACTCCGCGCTCTACAGCCCCAGCGCGTCGGCCAACGGTTCGGCGGGCAGTGTCGGGATCGGCTTCGCCATTCCGATCAACGACGCGAAGACGATCGTGGACCAGATCGTGAACGGCTGA